The Castanea sativa cultivar Marrone di Chiusa Pesio chromosome 11, ASM4071231v1 genome contains a region encoding:
- the LOC142615272 gene encoding UPF0481 protein At3g47200-like isoform X1 produces MAHVISMGQSLPEKGESINDGETSRGNDQIIVPTDVDWTSPGSAWVLNRFNIPMELRSSLDDMGYPIEKNEGNPTEVTFPKVPLKLRKNPRSKDYFDPAVISFGLYHHGKRELQEIDTIKTEAMLKFIKESSISFPEFYYKVRNMNHLTRACYVDCSEEKYCDDTFALIMLRDGCFISYLLDIVVDKKWDKVSELFANHGRVLGYNSVITDVFLLENQIPLAVLELLMSLRYNNKKVVPKMIKHFIYYVFWKMSLEEVPEDMDEEPQAHCLLECVHKQFSKVVDGKKEGTLCFNFVPSNRFCLWNPFPKASKKEHDLIDYCPSYRSLSELKAKGIHFKSITNPHSLKKRKSFSFNDVEFIPGFFYAQLKLPPLILSYDTAILWKNLVAFEMSPACEAQIVITSYINFLNALIANPDDVKELRSKHVLLSTASSDEDMFNCFKAISTGSIHDYRIYRNVREDIEKHCRSKIRTWVAEIIYKYFRNPWSALGLFAATAVVVLSFVQTYFTIYPVKD; encoded by the coding sequence GACTGGACTTCTCCCGGATCTGCTTGGGTTCTCAACCGCTTTAACATACCAATGGAATTAAGATCCTCTCTGGACGATATGGGCTACCCCATAGAAAAAAACGAAGGAAATCCAACGGAAGTCACTTTTCCAAAAGTCCCATTAAAGTTGCGAAAAAACCCAAGAAGCAAGGACTACTTTGATCCCGCGGTTATTTCTTTCGGTCTTTATCATCATGGCAAAAGAGAACTCCAGGAAATAGACACTATCAAAACTGAGGCCATGCTCAAGTTTATTAAAGAATCTAGCATATCGTTTCCGGAATTTTACTATAAGGTACGTAACATGAATCACCTCACTAGAGCTTGTTACGTTGATTGTTCGGAGGAAAAGTATTGTGATGATACGTTTGCATTGATTATGCTCCGAGACGGTTGTTTCATTTCATATTTATTGGACATCGTGGTAGATAAGAAGTGGGACAAGGTATCAGAGCTATTTGCTAATCATGgaagagtcttgggatataattctGTAATTACCGACGTGTTTTTGTTGGAGAACCAAATTCCATTGGCAGTTTTGGAACTTTTGATGAGCCTTagatacaataataaaaaagtagtaCCAAAAATGATCAAGCATTTCATTTATTATGTATTTTGGAAAATGTCTCTAGAGGAAGTTCCAGAAGATATGGATGAGGAGCCACAGGCTCATTGTCTCCTTGAATGTGTACACAAACAATTCTCCAAAGTTGTTGATGGAAAGAAAGAAGGTACTctttgtttcaattttgttcCATCAAACAGATTTTGTTTATGGAATCCATTTCCAAAAGCCTCAAAAAAGGAGCACGATCTAATAGATTATTGTCCTTCATATCGTTCCCTTAGTGAACTTAAAGCTAAGGGGATCCATTTCAAGTCTATAACTAATCCTCattcattgaaaaaaagaaaatcattttcttttaatgacGTTGAATTCATACCTGGCTTTTTCTATGCACAGCTTAAGCTTCCCCCTTTGATTCTTAGTTATGATACAGCAATATTGTGGAAGAACTTGGTAGCCTTTGAAATGAGTCCTGCATGTGAGGCACAGATTGTTATTACATCTTACATCAATTTCCTGAATGCACTCATTGCCAATCCTGACGATGTCAAAGAGCTGCGCTCAAAGCATGTACTTCTCAGCACTGCAAGCAGTGACGAAGACATGTTTAATTGTTTCAAAGCCATATCCACAGGCTCAATTCATGATTACAGAATTTACAGAAATGTTAGAGAAGATATTGAAAAGCACTGTAGGAGCAAGATAAGGACCTGGGTGGCAGAAataatttacaaatattttagaaaCCCATGGTCTGCTCTTGGTTTATTTGCTGCTACTGCTGTCGTTGTTTTAAGTTTTGTGCAGACTTACTTCACTATCTATCCTGTAAAAGATTAG
- the LOC142616994 gene encoding uncharacterized protein LOC142616994 — MDSNFIDRLQNISLTAEEGEILEVQGTQREKILEECSLSLLGCFLTTRPYNLRAAKAMLRTTWKLGNDIKIIDVGEGVLQFKFKLESQLQWVQKNGPWSFENHLLVLRRWERGMTARSITFSILPIWMQIWGLSFDLINEEATWDIGKGLGQVIEVDSKTFTSEKARFIRIRVEIPLDKPIRKGGCVGSPEGDRVWVGLKYERLVGLCYQCGIFGHELKDCPTSTEQQETKNPYGEWLRAKYRKSGNISDQRQNRDPRSETRNDEAGAKSHETVDRQNNEDELMREDFQEVNQIHKESITVDYLNGSEVARKEVNSAKAITPMIVAENLVNVQVEYVGVTQPVCNNVPQDQEKKPREITKTQTKHHTENTPTWKRLVRQTNSPMRVITAIPNNSGSKRGQPEGDRDDEEEERKKRKNGDESHEQFCQMVEATERLDRGCATVKWKEIFPTARVTHLQSSSSDHVPILITTHDPNQLNRSRKIPKRFDKKWATNPDCEREKQKQLEALCSLNSADQLPAIKGLKFEINDLLLQEELAWCQRSRSIWLPAGDKNTKFFHQRASHQRHKNQILGIFDDEGNWNTTEGSIAQTAKRYFQHLFTSSNPEEIEGVLNSMDKRVTPSMNASLLQRYTPKEIRKALFQMHPSKSPSPDGMFPFFFQKFWHIVGHDVTTAILSVLNSGHMLRKMNHTHIVLIPKKNDPTHMVDYRPISLANIISRIISKVIANRLKFIFPNVISNAQSAFVLDRLITDNTTVAYELLHRLRTQEEGKEGADGSKTEH; from the exons ATGGACTCAAACTTCATTGACAGACTGCAGAATATAAGTTTAACAGCGGAAGAAGGCGAAATACTAGAGGTCCAAGGTACACAACGAGAAAAAATTCTTGAAGAATGCTCACTTAGTTTGTTGGGGTGCTTCCTAACAACCAGACCCTATAATCTGAGAGCAGCAAAGGCAATGCTTCGAACTACATGGAAGCTAGGAAACGATATCAAGATTATTGATGTGGGAGAGGGAGTACTTCAATTTAAGTTCAAGCTAGAAAGCCAACTACAATGGGTTCAAAAAAATGGGCCGTGGAGTTTCGAAAATCACTTACTCGTGCTCCGTAGGTGGGAAAGGGGCATGACGGCGAGGTCCATAACATTCTCAATATTACCTATCTGGATGCAAATATGGGGTTTGTCATTTGACCTTATCAACGAGGAGGCTACATGGGATATTGGCAAAGGTCTCGGTCAGGTAATTGAGGTTGATAGCAAAACCTTCACATCGGAAAAAGCTCGTTTCATTCGAATCCGAGTAGAGATACCGCTAGACAAACCAATTCGAAAGGGAGGCTGTGTAGGAAGTCCTGAAGGGGATCGAGTCTGGGTCGGATTGAAGTATGAACGACTAGTGGGGCTGTGCTACCAATGTGGCATCTTTGGTCACGAGTTAAAAGATTGCCCAACATCAACTGAACAGCAGGAGACTAAGAACCCGTATGGAGAGTGGCTTAGAGCAAAGTACCGTAAATCTGGCAATATCTCAGATCAAAGACAAAACAGGGATCCACGGTCGGAAACG CGTAATGATGAAGCAGGTGCAAAATCTCATGAAACGGTTGACAGACAAAACAATGAAGACGAGTTAATGCGAGAGGATTTTCAGGAGGTCAATCAAATCCATAAGGAAAGTATAACGGTTGACTATCTGAATGGGAGTGAGGTAGCGAGAAAGGAAGTAAATTCAGCAAAAGCAATTACTCCCATGATTGTAGCCGAAAATTTAGTAAATGTCCAAGTTGAATACGTGGGTGTAACTCAACCAGTATGCAATAACGTACCCCAGGATCAGGAAAAAAAACCACGTGAGATTActaaaacacaaaccaaacaccacACGGAGAACACGCCAACATGGAAGAGACTAGTGCGCCAAACGAACTCTCCCATGAGGGTTATCACTGCTATTCCTAATAACTCGGGGTCAAAGAGAGGGCAACCAGAAGGGGATCGAGATGACGAAGAagaggagaggaaaaaaaggaagaatggAGACGAAAGCCATGAACAATTTTGTCAAATGGTGGAGGCTACG GAAAGGCTTGATAGAGGATGTGCCACGGTAAAGTGGAAAGAAATCTTTCCAACAGCTCGAGTGACTCACCTCCAATCATCATCTTCTGACCATGTGCCAATCCTTATCACCACACATGATCCAAACCAGCTGAATAGGAGTAGAAAGATACCAAAAAGATTTGATAAAAAGTGGGCCACCAATCCGGATTGTGAGAGA GAAAAGCAAAAACAATTGGAGGCCCTATGCTCCCTCAATAGTGCTGATCAATTACCTGCAATTAAGGGATTAAAATTCGAGATAAATGATTTGCTGCTTCAGGAGGAATTGGCATGGTGCCAACGATCCCGATCCATTTGGCTACCGGCTGGTGACAAAAATACGAAGTTTTTTCATCAAAGGGCCAGTCACCAAAGACACAAAAACCAGATCTTGGGGATTTTCGATGATGAAGGTAATTGGAATACTACGGAGGGAAGCATAGCCCAAACTGCAAAACGCTACTTTCAGCACCTTTTCACCTCTTCCAACCCAGAAGAAATTGAAGGAGTACTAAATTCAATGGACAAGCGAGTCACCCCAAGTATGAATGCCTCTCTTCTTCAACGGTATACTCCAAAGGAGATTAGAAAGGCCCTATTCCAAATGCACCCATCCAAGTCACCAAGCCCCGATGGTATGTTTCCATTCTTTTTTCAGAAGTTTTGGCATATTGTAGGGCATGATGTCACAACAGCTATACTATCAGTTTTAAACTCTGGCCATATGTTGAGAAAAATGAACCATACACATATAGTGTTAATTCCAAAGAAAAATGACCCTACACACATGGTGGACTATAGACCCATTAGCTTAGCCAATATAATATCCCGAATCATATCAAAGGTTATTGCTAATCGTTTGAAGTTTATTTTTCCAAATGTGATTTCTAATGCCCAGAGTGCTTTTGTACTAGACCGCTTAATCACTGACAATACTACTGTAGCATATGAGTTACTTCATAGGCTGCGAACACAGGAGGAAGGGAAAGAAGGGGCAGATGGCAGTAAAACTGAACATTAG